The genomic stretch AACAACATATGAAAtgtgtttaaatttaaaaattagtaaaaaaaaataatcaaggCCTTCAAACTCTTTTATGTTAAAAAAGTTTCAAATTTGAATAGCTATACTAAGAAAGGAGCTACTTGCAAGATAAACCTCGAGTTCCCAACCTATATAAAATGGTAATGAGATAtcaatatgattaaaataatctTTGATATTTTCATGATTTGGTACCAGTTCCCAACCTATTCAAGTAGTTAATGTATGACAACTGAAGGTTAACAGATTATACTGTCACAGTtgtcaaataaaaacaataactTACAATGGAAAAATAAGACAGAAACCAATTTAATATACATGGTTAGCCATTTTGAAGAAACAATGAAATAATATTACCGACACCTTGTTGTAGCATAACCATATATGAATtggaagagagggagagagaagAGTAGGAGctaattacaatgagaatgagaATGATATTTCACTATCCTCTCCCTCTTTCACCCCTTGAATTAACTAGCACATATATTAGTATACATTTAATACATGAGGATCTCACAAAAGCAAGAAAAGGTGAAATCCAATCTACACATAGCAACTGGGGAATCATGTTCAGTGACTCAACATTTAGATGCTCTGTGATGGaacctgattcaaaacatcaaaattgtTGACAGCTTTTGGTCTCCACTCAGTCCGACCCCTCACAATCTCCGCACCGTCTTCCAGTCGAAGCAAGTGTTTGCATTCAACAAATCCAATGTCAGCATCAGTTACATCAGTCAAGGACTCAAGTACACTGTTCCTCCCACATTCCTTCCTGTACTCCAAACTCACTGAATGCAGCTCATGACTCTCCAAAATTTGCTGCGGAGCACTCTGCGCCAATCAAAAGTGACCAATTCATTTTATACGATAATGAAGCTAGCCATTTCAACGGTTAATGTTACACGCATCACAACGTTAGTAGTTGTGCTGGAACATCATTCAGAATCAGATAACCCCTACTAATAAATCCATTcaataaagaaaaaacaaagaaTACTATATATGATTAGAAGATTAGAAACTTACCTCCAGAATCCATCCAATGTACTTCACATTATTAACATGCTGATTAACATCTAGATCATTCCATCTGGGCTAAAAATAGAGATGAATTGTACAACATAATTAGAAAatgttcacaaaaaaaaaaaaactaaatcaatCATATTAACAATTGGGAAAAAGGTTCACATACACTTAGACCAGTTCGAATATATTCAGCCGTATCATCAAGTTTAGTTAGCTTTTTATTATCCTCATTCAGAACTGAATTAGAATTAACAAAATAAGGCTCTATTTCTTCTTTGGCTTCTTCTGGAATTTTAGAGAGTTTCCTTGTCAGCTTATTCATCATTACCCAAACACTGTAAAACATCACAAACAAAAACCAACAGATCAGAAATTACATATGTTACTAGAGCAAAGGTCAAATGGCCATGGAAGAAAGGACCGAGAAACCTTTTGAATTGACTTCTACCTGGATGCCCTTGTCATGACTTCACCTGTTTTGGTATCACGCACAAGCCAATCACGACGCATACCATTCTTTCCAGATGCAGAAACCCAAGTGTCTACTTGAACAACATCACccctaaaaaaattacaaattcacTCAACTtcagatgaacaaatacaaaatatTATTCCTAGCATAACAAAgcaatttgcaaagtccaaatagCTTTATACATAATAGTTGTTAGGCTAACTCAAGAAATCTACAAAGATTTTTTAAAAGTTGgtaaataaattaataactaaAATCATATTATATTTCATATCATGTTAACAGCCTAAAGTCAAAGTAAACCCCAACGTTTATAACGTATAAAGCTTATTATCATCCCAGAAGAATTTAACATGAAATGGTCATCTTGTGTAACAAAACTCCTGATACTGTGGGATCCAAGAAAATGATCGAATCCATACCAAATCTACTATATGCAGTCTTACCAAGCATTTGTACAAGGTTGATTCAGTGACTCCAACCAATTATAGTAATATCAATCAGTGTGCCATATTCCTCTCCCCCAAATTAATTTCTTAGACGAAACGCGGAAGTAAAACAAATTCAGTTACAAGTTATGGATTCGTCATTTGTCTTTCATATATTAAAAATCACCAAGATAGAAATAGAAACAGAAGCAGAAGCAGGACATGAACATCTATACAGctcacaaaataaattaaaagggtGAGTTCATACTGACTAACCACACCGGGTAACGATCAACCACAATTTGCATTCGAGTTACAACCCATATTAGGTTCTTTTTGCACATTTCCGGTGTAGAACCAAAGCCATCCCCAAGAAGCCCAATAGTCTTAACATGATTAAGTGCAGTTTCCTGTTATCAAAacaaataactaaaataaatatgaagCTGCTATTCTTAGTATTGCAAATTTGATATACAAGCTTGACGATTCATGATAATTGTATCTACATAAACAACACATTTAAAATCTCACATGAACAAGCATACCTGCAAATGATTCATTAATGTTTCTATAGACGCGGTTTTATCGGCACCTATTTCATAGGATCTAATTGGAAAACTTTGTCGAAACACAAAACCATCATTGACAATTTTTCCTATGCCAAATGGGTCAGCGAGCATATCGGGCCGCCTTGGCTTCCAATCAAGCGTGGTCCACTGCTTTTCAGCAGCAAGGAATATTGTTGTAACGGCAGCAAGGAGCACGCTCCAATCAGGCAGCTGATTGATGAACGTCCTTTGGTGATATTGTTGTGATGATGAATCATTTTCAACCTTGACGGGCGTTGCAGTA from Vicia villosa cultivar HV-30 ecotype Madison, WI linkage group LG4, Vvil1.0, whole genome shotgun sequence encodes the following:
- the LOC131599190 gene encoding palmitoyl-acyl carrier protein thioesterase, chloroplastic-like; translated protein: MVVTAATASFFPVTSSSDISRKPSKHGATSVNFGGFKSKQSSNGINLKANASSSKTVFTATPVKVENDSSSQQYHQRTFINQLPDWSVLLAAVTTIFLAAEKQWTTLDWKPRRPDMLADPFGIGKIVNDGFVFRQSFPIRSYEIGADKTASIETLMNHLQETALNHVKTIGLLGDGFGSTPEMCKKNLIWVVTRMQIVVDRYPVWGDVVQVDTWVSASGKNGMRRDWLVRDTKTGEVMTRASSVWVMMNKLTRKLSKIPEEAKEEIEPYFVNSNSVLNEDNKKLTKLDDTAEYIRTGLSPRWNDLDVNQHVNNVKYIGWILESAPQQILESHELHSVSLEYRKECGRNSVLESLTDVTDADIGFVECKHLLRLEDGAEIVRGRTEWRPKAVNNFDVLNQVPSQSI